The following coding sequences lie in one Spea bombifrons isolate aSpeBom1 chromosome 5, aSpeBom1.2.pri, whole genome shotgun sequence genomic window:
- the MAP3K8 gene encoding mitogen-activated protein kinase kinase kinase 8 — MPDHKWDMEGTFAENMDQKEDADLLLNYLNVSDVVSIMETLYLDRESCADSESTVTVCHEDYQYEERSESLILSGQESSFLMSVKYGTTKDLLSFVNQVSDAKSHLHMYVQQECGIVLNKKLTVKGGRYQKDMDVLLFPWKMTYKNIGSEFVPSGAFGKVHLAQDLETRNRMACKLIPVEQFKPADVEIQVQFCHENIAELYAAILCDNMVHLYMEAGEGGSVMEKLESCGPLREFEIIWVAKHILKGLDFLHSKNVIHHDIKPSNIVFMSTKAVLVDFGLSVQMTGDVYYPKDLRGTELYMSPEVVLCRGHSTKSDIYSMGATIIHMQTGNPPWVKRYPRSAFPSYLYIIHKQAPPLEDIAEDCSPAMRSFLTELLERNPNKRLSAAELLKHEALHPPPEDQPRCQSLDTALLERKRLLKKEVELPENIADTSLYMSEDSEVLRRQRSLSLDLGALAGYFNIVSGPTTSEYDCL, encoded by the exons GTACTTTTGCGGAAAACATGGACCAGAAGGAGGATGCTGATTTATTGCTGAATTATTTGAATGTGTCTGATGTTGTTAGCATTATGGAAACTTTGTATCTGGACAGGGAATCTTGTGCTGACTCAGAAAGTACAGTTACAGTGTGTCACGAAGACTACCAGTACGAGGAAAGGTCAGAATCTCTCATTCTTAGCGGTCAAGAATCCTCCTTCTTGATGTCTGTCAAATATGGAACTACAAAGGACTTACTCAGCTTTGTAAATCAGGTGTCGGATGCAAAAAGTCATTTACATATGTATGTCCAGCAGGAGTGTGGAATCGTATTGAATAAG AAGCTAACGGTTAAAGGTGGTCGCTACCAAAAAGACATGGACGTGCTGTTATTTCCCTGGAAGATGACCTACAAAAATATTGGCTCTGAATTTGTTCCCAGTGGAGCTTTTGGAAAAGTACATTTGGCACAAGATCTGGAAACCAGAAATCGCATGGCATGCAAACTG ATTCCGGTGGAACAGTTCAAGCCAGCAGATGTGGAGATTCAAGTACAGTTTTGCCATGAGAATATAGCAGAGTTGTATGCGGCCATATTATGTGACAATATGGTGCATCTTTACATGGAGGCCGGAGAAGGAGGCTCTGTCATGGAGAAACTTGAAAGCTGTGGTCCTTTGCGGGAGTTTGAAATAATATGGGTGGCCAAACATATTCTTAAAGGGCTTGATTTCCTGCACTCCAAAAACGTCATCCACCATGACATCAAAC CCAGCAACATTGTGTTCATGTCAACAAAAGCCGTTTTAGTGGACTTTGGCCTCAGCGTCCAGATGACTGGAGATGTGTATTATCCAAAGGACTTGAGGGGAACTGAG TTGTATATGAGCCCAGAAGTGGTTCTGTGCAGGGGGCACTCAACCAAGTCTGATATTTACAGCATGGGGGCAACAATTATTCACATGCAGACTGGGAATCCTCCATGGGTGAAGAGATACCCACGCTCGGCATTTCCGTCATACCTCTATATA ATACACAAGCAAGCCCCGCCATTAGAAGATATCGCAGAAGACTGCAGTCCTGCCATGAGGTCCTTTCTCACAGAATTACTAGAAAGGAACCCCAATAAGCGTCTCTCTGCCGCTGAACTCCTGAAACACGAGGCTTTGCACCCCCCTCCGGAGGACCAACCGCGCTGCCAGAGCCTCGACACGGCTCTTCTCGAGCGAAAGCGATTGCTCAAGAAAGAAGTAGAGCTGCCAGAAAATATTGCAG ACACTTCTCTGTACATGAGTGAAGATTCAGAGGTGCTCAGGAGACAGCGTTCCCTGTCCCTTGACCTGGGAGCTCTCgctggctattttaacattgtcAGCGGACCAACTACTTCGGAATATGACTGTCTGTAA